A single region of the Lates calcarifer isolate ASB-BC8 linkage group LG3, TLL_Latcal_v3, whole genome shotgun sequence genome encodes:
- the ddah2 gene encoding N(G),N(G)-dimethylarginine dimethylaminohydrolase 2, protein MANMCPYGRFTHAVVRGIPETFGKPAGDGRENGEISVDLAKAQRQFGCLTGALRQKVGLQLIEIPPDPELPESWRIEDVAVIQGDTALITRPFKQQRRCEVEAVRRVMSELNLTVVEMGTEEGDSAGATLEGSDVLFTGREFFVGISSHTNRRGAEVLADTFRDFAVSTVPVCGGARLKNICSMGGPDTIIISNSDGAKKTLRMMEQLTDHHYEILTVPEESAANCIYIKGPSKRDFLLHRPTEECPDSISAFQKLQDYTHLPTACSEASKLGASLSSLCLLINRKHTYF, encoded by the exons ATGGCTAACATGTGCCCGTATGGTCGCTTCACCCATGCCGTGGTGCGGGGCATCCCAGAGACCTTTGGGAAGCCAGCGGGGGACGGTCGTGAGAACGGCGAGATCTCTGTGGACCTGGCCAAAGCTCAGCGTCAGTTCGGCTGCCTGACGGGAGCCCTGAGGCAGAAGGTGGGCCTGCAGCTGATCGAGATCCCCCCTGACCCCGAGCTGCCGGAGAGCTGGAGGATAGAGGATGTGGCAGTCATCCAGGGAGACACGGCGCTCATCACCAGGCCCTTCAAACAGCAGAGACGCTGTGAG GTGGAGGCGGTGAGGAGGGTGATGTCGGAGCTCAACCTGACCGTGGTGGAGATGGGGACAGAGGAGGGCGACTCTGCAGGAGCCACCCTGGAGGGCAGCGACGTCCTCTTCACGGGGAGGGAGTTCTTCGTTGGCATCTCCTCCCACACCAACCGCAGAGGGGCAGAGGTGCTCGCAGACACTTTCAGG GACTTTGCTGTGTCCACGGTCCCTGTCTGCGGTGGAGCCCGACTGAAGAACATCTGCTCCATGGGAGGCCCAGACACAATCATCATCAGCAACAGTGACGGGGCCAAGAAGACACTCAGG aTGATGGAGCAGCTGACTGATCATCACTATGAAATCCTCACTGTCCCTGAGGAATCAGCCGCAAACTGCATCTACATCAAAGGTCCGTCTAAGCGGGACTTCCTGCTCCACCGGCCTACAGAGGAGTGTCCAGACAGCATCTCT GCCTTCCAGAAGCTGCAGGACTATACCCACCTCCCTACAGCCTGCAGCGAGGCCTCCAAGCTGGGAGCGTCTCTGTCCTCGCTCTGCCTTCtcatcaacagaaaacacacgTATTTCTGA
- the LOC108890314 gene encoding prostate stem cell antigen — MSRLQLLVVLLCCLPLAACLRCYTCLFPAISPLDCLRFPQECPAGQRCLSSTATGIRGSLQVTMFEKSCAVPAQCGVSGQKYASGLYFNYTNICCDTDLCNGAVSVAALSWGRAALCLLPALALLLG, encoded by the exons ATGTCTCGTTTACAACTTCTGGTTGTACTCCTGTGTTGTCTTCCCCTGGCAG CATGTTTGCGCTGCTACACCTGCCTGTTCCCGGCCATCTCCCCTCTGGACTGCCTCAGGTTTCCCCAGGAGTGTCCGGCCGGGCAGCGCTGCCTGTCAAGTACAGCAACAGGAATAAGAG GCTCTCTACAAGTGACGATGTTCGAGAAGAGCTGCGCCGTCCCCGCCCAGTGTGGGGTGAGTGGACAGAAATACGCCTCAGGCCTCTACTTCAACTACACCAACATCTGCTGCGACACTGACCTGTGTAACGGAGCTGTGAGTGTTGCTGCCCTCAGCTGGGGACGAGCGGCTCTCTGCCTGCTGCCTGCACTCGCTCTGCTGCTCGGCTGA
- the LOC127139672 gene encoding sperm acrosome membrane-associated protein 4 translates to MAKFLWSCAALLTLCVSAESLNCFTCNQTLLGTCFLIAPVNCTETQNRCFTAVAGFSVDILNIKELGCTEESACRNGTGSILGYNYTITKTCCSTDLCNRDAFNTASAGPTVLTKGFLLTLTFVIARLLPSTSCL, encoded by the exons ATGGCCAAGTTTCTGTGGAGCTGTGCAGCACTGTTgactctctgtgtttcag ctgAGTCCCTCAACTGTTTCACCTGTAATCAGACTTTGCTCGGTACCTGCTTCCTCATTGCACCTGTAAATTGTACTGAAACTCAAAACAGGTGCTTCACCGCAGTTGCAG GCTTTTCTGTCGACATCCTGAATATCAAGGAACTAGGCTGTACAGAAGAATCCGCCTGCAGGAATGGAACAGGATCTATCCTTGGTTATAACTACACCATCACCAAGACCTGCTGCAGCACCGACTTATGTAACAGAGATGCCTTCAACACTGCCAGTGCAg GACCTACAGTTTTGACAAAAGGTTTTCTTCTCACCCTGACATTCGTCATCGCCCGTCTGTTGCCATCTACATCTTGTTTATAG
- the LOC108890318 gene encoding sperm acrosome membrane-associated protein 4: MTGESLTCYTCKMGFKGKCLFTSTETCSNSKPNCYWGSLAFNVSRLMSLQTRGCLASSLCNQTETGTLLTAGYSITRTCCSTNLCNGATSTQLPLTASGCCPNGCLEQLELLKTTTKSPFMSRCCFCM, translated from the exons ATGACAGGTGAGTCCCTGACCTGTTACACCTGCAAAATGGGGTTCAAAGGTAAATGTCTGTTCACCTCCACCGAAACCTGCAGCAACTCCAAGCCCAACTGCTACTGGGGAAGTCTGG CCTTCAACGTCAGTAGACTGATGAGCCTGCAGACTCGAGGCTGCCTGGCCTCGTCCCTCTGCAACCAAACTGAAACTGGCACCCTGCTGACCGCTGGATACAGCATCACCAGGACCTGCTGCAGCACCAACCTCTGTAACGGAGCCACATCCACCCAGCTCCCGCTCACTGCGTCTGGGTGCTGCCCTAATGGCTGTTTGGAGCAACTGGagcttttaaaaacaacaacaaagagcccaTTCATGAGCAggtgttgtttttgtatgtaa
- the lye gene encoding lymphocyte antigen-6, epidermis — protein MNTFWKAVTVLSAFIAAAQCLTCRQCPLGVFGACFFGSDVTCDNATQSCYRGEAQFNATGSLTLQTRGCLDSDLCGKTLTGTILGAGYTSSFQCCTTELCNGASSVQISLTVALCAAVLSALWGTWE, from the exons ATGAATACCTTTTGGAAAGCAGTGACTGTCCTGAGCGCCTTCATTGCGGCCG CACAGTGTCTGACCTGTCGTCAGTGTCCTCTTGGCGTGTTCGGGGCCTGCTTTTTTGGAAGTGACGTCACATGTGATAACGCAACTCAGAGCTGTTATCGCGGAGAAGCAC AGTTCAATGCTACAGGGTCACTCACCCTGCAAACCCGAGGCTGCCTGGACTCAGACCTGTGTGGGAAGACACTGACCGGTACCATCCTGGGCGCTGGTTACACCAGCAGTTTCCAGTGTTGTACCACAGAGCTGTGTAATGGAGCGTCCTCAGTCCAGATCTCTCTGACTGTGGCTCTGTGTGCTGCCGTCCTGTCAGCTCTATGGGGCACCTGGGAGTAG
- the clic1 gene encoding LOW QUALITY PROTEIN: chloride intracellular channel protein 1 (The sequence of the model RefSeq protein was modified relative to this genomic sequence to represent the inferred CDS: deleted 1 base in 1 codon) yields MSDADQPKVELFVKAGSDGQSIGNCPFSQRLFMVLWLKGVTFDVTTVDMKRKPDILKDLAPGAQPPFLLYGSEVKTDTNKIEEFLEENLCPPKYPRLAARNPESNTAGMDVFSKFSAYIKNSNLMANENLEKGLLKALKKLDDYLGSPLPDEIDENSADEVTSSSRPFLDGQELTLADCNLLPKLHIVKVVCLKYRKFNIPEYLTNLWRYLNAAYAREEFSSTCPVDNEIHIAYSSVAKALK; encoded by the exons ATGAGCGACGCAGATCAGCCCAAAGTTGAACTTTTTGTGAAG GCGGGGAGCGACGGTCAGAGCATCGGCAACTGTCCTTTCTCCCAGCGTCTCTTCATGGTGCTGTGGCTGAAAGGAGTCACCTTTGATGTTACCACAGTGGATATGAAGAG GAAGCCAGACATCTTGAAGGACCTGGCTCCCGGTGCTCAGCCCCCCTTCCTGTTGTACGGCAGCGAGGTGAAAACCGACACCAACAAGATCGAGGAGTTCCTGGAGGAAAATCTCTGCCCTCCAAA GTATCCCCGTCTGGCTGCTCGTAACCCAGAGTCCAACACAGCAGGCATGGACGTCTTCTCCAAATTCTCTGCTTACATTAAGAACTCAAAC CTCATGGCCAACGAAA ATCTAGAGAAAGGCCTGCTGAAGGCTCTGAAGAAGCTGGACGACTACCTCGGCTCCCCACTTCCTGACGAGATCGACGAGAATAGCGCAGATGAAGTCACTTCCTCTTCCCGCCCCTTCCTGGACGGCCAAGAGCTCACTCTGGCCGACTGTAACTTGCTGCCTAAGCTCCACATCGTGAAG GTGGTGTGTTTGAAATACAGAAAGTTCAACATCCCCGAGTATCTAACAAACCTCTGGAGGTACCTGAACGCAGCATACGCCCGGGAGGAGTTCTCCTCCACCTGCCCAGTCGACAACGAGATCCACATCGCCTACTCCTCTGTAGCCAAAGCTCTCAAGTAG